The DNA segment GGTGGATCTCCTCCCTGATCTGCTGCGTGATCTCATCCACTGCCCATTGCGCCTCATCGTCCAGCCAGGCCGGAGCCGTTACCGGGTAGGTCTTCACTTCCTGGTCGCCGCTGAGATCTTTGTTCTCAACAAATGATTTCACGTTGGGATCGAACACTTTTTCTTTATACGCTTGATAAGCCTCTTCCAGATTAGGGTCCATCCCGTATTCCACATCTCTACCAGAAAACGCGTCCAAAACATCATTATTAGTAGACAGCATATCTCCCTCATAGTCCATGGAAATCATAGTCCCGGAATTCTCCTTCGCATCAAGAAAGAAAGCATAGCATGTCGGCTGGGCACATAGATTGGCATGAGGATACAGAGGATAGTATCAAAGTATGTGCCATTCTTGATGATGCTTCCAGGAAGATCTTAGCAGGTGGAGAATTTGCAAATATAAACACTGAGAACAGCAAGGAAATTATTGATCAAATGGTTAAAAGTTATTGGCCAATATGTCCTATATGGGAACTTATCATGGATCATGGTAGTGAATTCGGTGCGCATAGAATCAATGAAAAAGGTGAATGGGATGGTGAATTTAAACAGCATTTACTGAAATATGAAATCAAACCTATCCTGGCAAGAGTTAAGCACCCGCAAACGAATGGAAAAATTGAGAAATGGTTTGATGCTTATCAAAGATTCAGGAAACAATTCTCTTCTTTTGAAGAGTTTGTAGATTGGTATAATAATAGACCTCATGGGAGTTTGAATTTTGAGAAACTTGAAACTCCAGAACAAGCATTCTGGAGAAAAATGCGACCAGAAGCCATTTTTGGCATAGGTCATAGGTTGTTTGGGTTGTGATATATATGGTTGAAAAAATTAAAAAGAGTTCAATGCGAAATAATTATGGGACTATACAAATAGTAATCTTATTGGGAAAACTACTTTAAACAGAGATTCATTATACTATATTATAACAATTAGTCTATATCAAGGAGAGGATTTTAATGAAATATCTGGGAATTACTCTTACAGCTGATTCTACCAGTAAGGAGATAGCACCAATCGCAAAAGCAGTCCATGAATTAGTAGGACTTCCTGTTACCATGAAAACTTTGAATAATCTTGGTGTTAGGGTCGAGAAAGGAAAAGTACTTGATTATAATTATACCGGACCTCTTCTTGAAAAAGCGCTTGAGACAAATAAAACACTTAAATCCATTCCAAAAACAGGATCCTATACAGGCATACCTGTTGTAGTCACCACAATTAAGAACAACGAGGGATATGGTATCGCTGCTATTGGAATCGTTGATGTTGTGGGCACAATCGATCTGGGCACAGCATTTGGCGACTATCCTGATATTGTAAGCCAGGTAAATGAGTGCCTGAGAGCCAGGGTTACACCACCATGATTACAATTTCCATCTATTGTCAATTGGAAACTGTTCATTGATCCACATCAGTATCTTCCCACTGTGAATGATTACATATTCCCTTGAGATAACATTAATACCATTAAATAGACCTGAACCTTTCTTTGTCTCAATTTTTAAAATGTCCCTTCTGGTCTCTAATTTGTATTTTCTCAATATCCCTCCTATAGGGATATCGGCCTGCATCAGATCGCCTTTTACTTTTAAAGGCAAAGGATCTATAGGTGTTAAGGATCTGGCATACACATAAGATATATTATTGGCTATAAGCAGGACCTCCCTGTGATTAACCGGGCTTCCGGGCTCGATCATAAGAGTTTCAGCTTCTTTATGAGTTGCTTCTTTTACTACCTGACTCTGTGTCACTACCTCAACTTGCGCTTTGGTTAAAAGTTCTAATAGATATGTTACAGATCCATCAGTCCCGGCGCATATCCTCAAAGGTGTTGGGATATCCATTCCCTTTAATATATCAAAAATATCTTTTGGCATTAGTACTCCGATTGAAAATACTCAATCACTGTACATCTTTTTTTGCCGTCTTGACCCGTTGTTTTGAAGTATAACCTGTAGCTTCATCAAGGAATTTCCTGAACCTTTTATTAGTGTCCAGTACTTCTTCATCAGAAATAACCTCCTTGTTTGGTACGGTTTCTAAAAAAAGTCTCTTATCAGCTATCCAGGCTTCAAAATGTTTTATTGCACCATAACTAAATACAAGCTTCCCATCTTTTTCAGTGGGCTGAACTGGAAAATTCGCTTCTATGATTTCCTTTATGCGTTCAATTTCAGGTTTGTATCCTCTTTTTAATTTATATTGCTGAATAATATCACCCTGCACTCTCAATTAAATTGAGAACGATAAATTACTTTGCACTTATTCTTATTAAAGCTTCTCAAGTGAGAATTCTTTATGAAGCACCTGGACAGCTTTCGAGGCATCGTTCTTCCCGACAGCAAATGAGATATTATGCTGGGATGAGCCCTGGCTGATCATGATAACATTGACACTATGCTTGCCTAATGCTCCGAATACCTTGCCTGCAACCCCTGGTGTTCCTGCCATCCCCACACCTACTACAGCTACCACTGAGACGTCAACATCATATTCGATTGCACCTACAACTCCATTATTGAATTCATGCTTCAATGCTTTTACAGCTTTTTTAAGGTGCGGTTCATCAACCACTATGGACAGATTTGCTTCTGACGAACCCTGGCTGATCATTATAATATTTACTCCTGCTGCTGCCAAAGCAGCAAATGCCCTGGCTGCCACTCCTATGGTACCAACCATGCCGGCACCACTGATATTTACCAATGCTACCTTATCGATAACAGTTACTGCCTTCACTACATCCTGTGTTGGATTCTGATCCTTAACTATAAGAGTGCCCGGGTATTCCGGTTCAAAGGTATTCTTGACCCTGACAGGGATTCCATGCTTTATGGCAGGCTCTATTGCCTTGGGATGTAGTACTTTGGCCCCAAAGAAAGACATCTCCATGGCCTCTATATAGGAAATCACAGTCAACGGCCTTGCTTCTGGTACTATTTTCGGGTCCGTGGTCATGATACCGTGAACCTCTTTCCATAGCCAGATCTCGTCGGCATTGATGGATGCTCCTATGATGGACGCTGTAAAATCTGACCCTCCACGACCTAATGTGGTGATTATTCCCATCTCATTCTGTGCAATAAACCCTGCAACTACGGGAATTGTACCTGCCAGCAAAGGTAAAAGATGCTTTTTTACATTTTCATATGACGAATCAAGTGGATGCGCACCGCCAAAATTGTAATCAGTTACAATCCCGATCGCACCGCCGATAAAGTACTCTGATTCCACACCCAACGACCGGATCGAACCTGATAAAATAGGAGCTGCCAGCCTTTCTCCATAAGAGGATAAATAATCAAGAGACCTGGGAGTAAGTTCACCAAGATAACAGATACCCGTAAGTGCTTTTTCCACATCTTCGATCCTGGCATCCAATTCAGCTATGGTTTCTTCCACATTTTTATCTGCAAGAGCATCATGGGCTGCAGCATGGTGCTTTTTTGTAAGATCTGCTATAAATTCTTTGACACGGGAAACCTTACCTTTACTGGAGGCCTCATGGGCCGCTTCAAGTAAAGCGTCAGTAACTCCTCCAAGGGCTGAAGTAACCACTACAACCTGGTTATTACTGTCTTTATAGCTCTTGGCCAATTCTGCAACATGTCGTAACTTCTTGCCGTCTCCGACCGACGTTCCGCCAAATTTCATTACAAGTCTCATAGGAAATCCACTGGTGATTAGATAAAGTACCTAACAGGTTAACCAGTTACATAAGGATTTTGATTAAAACCAGAACAGATCTGGAATATTAACCTGACCTGGTATGAATTAAAAAAAAAGTTTTGTTTAAGCTGCTGCTGGTACTGCTGCTTTAACTTCAGGTTCAATGAGCACATGTGTTTTTAGTATCTCAACGCGCCTTAACGGATAGATGTTTTTTACATCCCTGTATATCTGCGCAGAGAGTTTACCCAACACTGCATCCTGCATAAAAGTTTCAAATTCTAATTCACGTGCTTTGTGCTGTATTATTGAAGTCATTAATTGCCTGATATCTTTGATCTGGCTGCTTTTAGCACGCTTAACGGTATAACAGGTAGGTTTCACACGAATTTTATATCCATCCCGAGTCCTGATATCAATATTGGCATCGATCATTGATGTCTGCCTTTTGATCAATGACCTGAGGTAATCCCTGGTAAGCTCGTGACCGATGAATTTAGTATAAGCTGAATCTCCGCCCACCTGATCTATTTTAAGTTCCAATTTTATGTTCTGTTTTGAATAATCATTTGTCAGATCCCCTAATGTGACCTCAATAACACGTCCCAAAAGGAGTTGTGGATCACTTGCCGGGGTCTCGCCTACTTCTTGCTGTCCCATCATTTCAGGTGCAATCACATTGTACCATTTTTTTGCTTTCCAGCCTTCTACTTTTCTGGGACCTTTCTTTCCTTTTGCCAAACTCGTTCCTCCGAATCTAATATCAATTTGATGTTTATATAAATGTTAAATTAACAAATTCGATCTATAAAAGCCAAGACTTTATAAACTTATAAATATAGATGAAAGTAAGTTTTATATTGCCAACTTTTCATATAAACCTTTCTGTCATTGATTTTTTAACCAGGCATAATCCGGTTAATCTCGTTTTTGAGGTCATAATTCTATCTCAAATTTGGGAGTACCCTCTTCAGTGGGAGGCGCCAGCCAATCCACTACTTTCATGGCTTCATCAGGACTTTGCGCAACAATTTCCACCCAGATACTCCCCAGCGGCTCATCACCAGGTGGGAAACTTACTTTTCCTACAATTGCGGCTTGTTTATTCAAAAGAAATGTCACAATATTTTCTTCAAGCCTGATGTTGGTTCGGGCAGTATCCAGTATCTTTCTGTTTCTAATCAGCTCATGCAGTTTAATTAAAGATTCATGATTACCAGACCCGACCAGCCTGGTTTTCATACCTTCCCTCTCCTGGAATTGGAATTCCAACCCAATGAAAATATTTTCGATGGCTGCCTGTACCTTACTAAGGTCTTCAGTAGGATTGACAGGGGCCGAAACTTCAATAGTGATCATCTGTATTTCTCTAATACTTTTTTGACCTTTTCCCTGAACTCTTCCACAGTGCCGTTGTTCTCAATAGTCAGATCAGCCCATTTAATAGACTCCCCCATTCCCCATCCCAATTCCCTTTCATCACGGATGCGCAGTGCGTCCTTATCCATGAGTTTGTCATCGACTCTGCCTCGTTTTCTAATCCTTTCAAGCCGATCATTATCATTCGCTTCGATATTGATCAAGAGAAAATCATCGCCGAATTCACCTTTGAACAAGTCCGCTTCCTCAATGCTGCGTACCCCGTCCACGATAGCAGTATCAACATCAAGAGAAGCCAGTTTCGGAATGCACCTCCTGGCAACCGCTGCCAATCCATCTTCCCTCCTTATTTTGGTTCCTGTCCCGCCCAGATTTTCATCAGTAGGTCCAAGTCCCAGAAGGCTGACTTCCTCTCTGATCACATCTCCCATATTCACTACCGTATAACCCATCTCTCTGACTAAAATGGCGGCTTCACCCTTACCTGATGCCGGCATTCCCACAAAAGCAATTATCTTCATAATATCATTTCATCTCCGTTTTCCTTTGTCCGTAACCATATTTTTTTGAGAGATTTACCCTGAATGGATCTGGCCATATCCAGCAGTTCCTCTCTATTAAATATCGATATGTCCTTCATATTCAAGGTATTCTCAGGTATCCCTTGCTGTATAACATATGTCAGGTTCCTGGTAGCAAGTCCATCTAAATAAGAACCAATATCATGAACCTCTTCCATGCCTGCTAATCTTCTGAACACCGTAGTCCTGACCTCCACTTCAATTCCTGAAGCCAGACCTGTATTGAGGGATCTGATTATATTATCAACAGCCTTTATACCGTACTGAATGTCCGATCCTATAACTTTGCTGTACCTGACAGGGTCATCAAGAGGCGCTTTAATATCCATGAACAATTTATCGAGGATATTTTCCTCAAGCATGTCCTTTATCACATTATACCCAAAACCGTTTGTTTGAAGACCTACTAAAAGCGATTTAGATTTCACGAACCTTGCTATGATTTTTAATGCATCAGGCTGCTGGGTCGGTTCACCACCACTAAATACTACAGCACTGATGTAGAGGGCTGCTTTTTCTATCTGCGATTCTATCTCCATAATCTTCATTTCATTCCCTGGGTACAGGTAAGCATGATTCTGGCAGTAAGGACATCTGAATTGACATCCACTGAAAAATAGGACAGATGCACTACGGCCGTGCCAGTCTACTGTAGATATCGGGATGAAATAACCGAAATTGAAAGTCTCTTGCATTGGATACTACTCTTTAATTCATAGTAAGATATATAACTATTACAAACGAAAACCCTACATTCCAGATTATACCAATATTACCAGATCAAAATAGGATTATAACATGAACATTGAGATCGATTCCACAATAAAATATGCAGAAGGCTCCCAGAGGGTCTTAAGTGCTGAAGACACGTTAAAAAACATCGATGGAGTACTGGATAAGATAGGAGTCACCCGTATTGCCGATATTACTGACCTGGACCGTGTCGGGATACCGGTATTATCAGCCATCAGACCAAGTGCAGCTACTGGAGCTATCTCAATCTACAGTGGAAAAGGTTTCGATGAGAGACAGGCCAGGATATCTGCCATAATGGAAAGCATTGAGCGCTGCTGTGCTGAGCAACCGGAAATCAGTTCAGACATTGAAGATGATACAACATTTCCAATAATCACTGACTCATATGAGAAACTGTCCCGAAAATCAAATACCCTCCCTCCTATTGATCTTTTACTGGCCGGGCCCATAATGCAGAATACCAGAGTTGAATGGATGATAGGATATGACCTGATGACAAAAGAGAATATCCTGGTACCGTCCAATGCAGTGTTCCATCCCTATAATCCTACAAACGGGGGCGCAAAGCTCTTCAGAAGCAACACCAACGGACTGGCGGCAGGCAATACCATTGAAGAGGCCATCCTGCACGGTCTATTAGAAGTAATTGAACGGGATGCCCTCAGTATAGCCGAGTATAATAAGAATCCGGGACGTGAGATAATACTTGCTCCTGGAGATGGCTTAGTCTACGAATTTAAAAAGAAGTTCGAAGCTGCCGGGATTATTACAAAGGTATGGTTATTGAAACATGATATTGATCTTTATACTGTAGTATGTGCACTGGATGACCCGGTCCTGAAAGACCCTGCAATGCTGGTAATGGGCGCAGGCTCACATCTCAGACCTGAGATCGCAGTCTCAAGAGCCCTTACTGAAGCAGCTCAGAGCAGGGTGGTCCAGATACATGGAGCCCGTGAGGATACGGACAGGGAATCAGTGGTCAGAACGTTCGGATACGATGCAATGAGGCGGCTGAATCGTTACTGGTATTCGGAGTCTGAAGAGAAAGTCGCCCTAACAGATCTGGAAGACAGATCCGCTGATACCCCTGCCAGGAATATCGAGACCACAGTGGCGGCACTGAAAGGTATTGCTCCCAATGCCATAATTGTGAACATTTCACGAAATTCCATCAATGCCCCCGTGATCAGGGCCGTACTTCCCACATTCGAGCAGTATACCCTGGATAGGGACCGCAAAGGCAAACGAATGAAGATAGGACG comes from the Methanosarcinales archaeon genome and includes:
- a CDS encoding anaerobic ribonucleoside-triphosphate reductase activating protein encodes the protein MQETFNFGYFIPISTVDWHGRSASVLFFSGCQFRCPYCQNHAYLYPGNEMKIMEIESQIEKAALYISAVVFSGGEPTQQPDALKIIARFVKSKSLLVGLQTNGFGYNVIKDMLEENILDKLFMDIKAPLDDPVRYSKVIGSDIQYGIKAVDNIIRSLNTGLASGIEVEVRTTVFRRLAGMEEVHDIGSYLDGLATRNLTYVIQQGIPENTLNMKDISIFNREELLDMARSIQGKSLKKIWLRTKENGDEMIL
- a CDS encoding DUF5611 family protein encodes the protein MQQYKLKRGYKPEIERIKEIIEANFPVQPTEKDGKLVFSYGAIKHFEAWIADKRLFLETVPNKEVISDEEVLDTNKRFRKFLDEATGYTSKQRVKTAKKDVQ
- a CDS encoding aspartate kinase, yielding MRLVMKFGGTSVGDGKKLRHVAELAKSYKDSNNQVVVVTSALGGVTDALLEAAHEASSKGKVSRVKEFIADLTKKHHAAAHDALADKNVEETIAELDARIEDVEKALTGICYLGELTPRSLDYLSSYGERLAAPILSGSIRSLGVESEYFIGGAIGIVTDYNFGGAHPLDSSYENVKKHLLPLLAGTIPVVAGFIAQNEMGIITTLGRGGSDFTASIIGASINADEIWLWKEVHGIMTTDPKIVPEARPLTVISYIEAMEMSFFGAKVLHPKAIEPAIKHGIPVRVKNTFEPEYPGTLIVKDQNPTQDVVKAVTVIDKVALVNISGAGMVGTIGVAARAFAALAAAGVNIIMISQGSSEANLSIVVDEPHLKKAVKALKHEFNNGVVGAIEYDVDVSVVAVVGVGMAGTPGVAGKVFGALGKHSVNVIMISQGSSQHNISFAVGKNDASKAVQVLHKEFSLEKL
- a CDS encoding YcaO-related McrA-glycine thioamidation protein, whose product is MNIEIDSTIKYAEGSQRVLSAEDTLKNIDGVLDKIGVTRIADITDLDRVGIPVLSAIRPSAATGAISIYSGKGFDERQARISAIMESIERCCAEQPEISSDIEDDTTFPIITDSYEKLSRKSNTLPPIDLLLAGPIMQNTRVEWMIGYDLMTKENILVPSNAVFHPYNPTNGGAKLFRSNTNGLAAGNTIEEAILHGLLEVIERDALSIAEYNKNPGREIILAPGDGLVYEFKKKFEAAGIITKVWLLKHDIDLYTVVCALDDPVLKDPAMLVMGAGSHLRPEIAVSRALTEAAQSRVVQIHGAREDTDRESVVRTFGYDAMRRLNRYWYSESEEKVALTDLEDRSADTPARNIETTVAALKGIAPNAIIVNISRNSINAPVIRAVLPTFEQYTLDRDRKGKRMKIGRKPREKRLFRRPGA
- a CDS encoding DUF98 domain-containing protein, whose translation is MPKDIFDILKGMDIPTPLRICAGTDGSVTYLLELLTKAQVEVVTQSQVVKEATHKEAETLMIEPGSPVNHREVLLIANNISYVYARSLTPIDPLPLKVKGDLMQADIPIGGILRKYKLETRRDILKIETKKGSGLFNGINVISREYVIIHSGKILMWINEQFPIDNRWKL
- the fliE gene encoding flagellar hook-basal body complex protein FliE codes for the protein MKIIAFVGMPASGKGEAAILVREMGYTVVNMGDVIREEVSLLGLGPTDENLGGTGTKIRREDGLAAVARRCIPKLASLDVDTAIVDGVRSIEEADLFKGEFGDDFLLINIEANDNDRLERIRKRGRVDDKLMDKDALRIRDERELGWGMGESIKWADLTIENNGTVEEFREKVKKVLEKYR
- a CDS encoding 30S ribosomal protein S3ae: MAKGKKGPRKVEGWKAKKWYNVIAPEMMGQQEVGETPASDPQLLLGRVIEVTLGDLTNDYSKQNIKLELKIDQVGGDSAYTKFIGHELTRDYLRSLIKRQTSMIDANIDIRTRDGYKIRVKPTCYTVKRAKSSQIKDIRQLMTSIIQHKARELEFETFMQDAVLGKLSAQIYRDVKNIYPLRRVEILKTHVLIEPEVKAAVPAAA
- a CDS encoding DUF2111 domain-containing protein, coding for MKYLGITLTADSTSKEIAPIAKAVHELVGLPVTMKTLNNLGVRVEKGKVLDYNYTGPLLEKALETNKTLKSIPKTGSYTGIPVVVTTIKNNEGYGIAAIGIVDVVGTIDLGTAFGDYPDIVSQVNECLRARVTPP